The following are encoded together in the Paludisphaera mucosa genome:
- a CDS encoding DUF1559 domain-containing protein produces MQQIHRRDRGFTLIELLVVIAIIAVLIALLLPAVQSAREAARRAQCINNLKQLGLGMHNYHTSNNSFPMGVSSSFNSTNAGCIAWAGWSAQALLLGYMEQQQIYNAANFNFDPILGGGDQQNATAWRTKVASFLCPSDANAGRQYYNNYYASRGTTIDIDWGVPGGNPPNCGGKKSTGLFSYQITYGIADITDGSSNTIAFSEGLVGSGSQRAAPYVAGANVDSLGSWGSGNNLTLLGDPYGMLAQGEVAPGATMSTILQTCSQGFQTATAGNGLSTDRGRHWAWGCETWTMFSTIVPPNSTQYKWTACRFGCQGCGVESSDHSHITNANSNHSGGANVLFGDGSTRFMKSSVAMNIWWSLGTKAGGEVVSSDSY; encoded by the coding sequence ATGCAGCAGATCCATCGTCGCGATCGGGGTTTCACCCTGATCGAGCTCCTGGTCGTGATCGCGATCATCGCGGTCCTGATCGCCCTCCTTTTGCCCGCCGTGCAGTCGGCCCGCGAGGCCGCCCGCCGCGCCCAGTGCATCAACAACCTGAAGCAGCTCGGGCTGGGGATGCACAACTACCACACGTCGAACAACTCGTTCCCCATGGGCGTGTCGTCGTCGTTCAACTCGACCAACGCGGGATGCATCGCGTGGGCCGGCTGGAGCGCGCAGGCCCTGCTGCTGGGCTACATGGAACAGCAGCAGATCTACAACGCCGCCAACTTCAACTTCGACCCGATCCTCGGCGGCGGCGACCAGCAGAACGCCACCGCGTGGCGGACCAAAGTCGCCTCGTTCCTCTGCCCGTCGGACGCGAACGCGGGCCGGCAGTATTACAACAACTACTACGCCAGCCGCGGCACGACGATCGACATCGACTGGGGCGTCCCCGGCGGCAACCCGCCGAACTGCGGCGGCAAGAAGAGCACCGGCCTCTTCTCGTACCAGATCACCTACGGGATCGCCGACATCACCGACGGCTCGTCGAACACCATCGCCTTCAGCGAAGGCCTCGTCGGCTCGGGCTCCCAGCGGGCCGCGCCGTACGTCGCGGGCGCCAACGTCGACAGCCTGGGGAGCTGGGGCAGCGGCAACAACCTGACCCTGCTCGGCGACCCTTACGGCATGCTGGCCCAGGGTGAGGTCGCCCCCGGGGCGACCATGTCCACGATCCTGCAGACGTGCAGCCAGGGCTTCCAGACCGCGACCGCCGGCAACGGCCTCTCGACCGACCGCGGCCGTCACTGGGCGTGGGGCTGCGAAACCTGGACGATGTTCAGCACGATCGTGCCGCCGAACTCGACCCAGTACAAGTGGACCGCCTGCCGGTTCGGCTGCCAGGGTTGCGGCGTGGAGTCCTCGGACCACTCGCACATCACCAACGCCAACAGCAACCACTCCGGCGGCGCCAACGTCCTCTTCGGCGACGGCTCCACCCGGTTCATGAAGAGCAGCGTCGCCATGAACATCTGGTGGTCGCTCGGCACCAAGGCCGGCGGCGAAGTCGTCAGCTCCGACTCCTACTGA